The following proteins are co-located in the uncultured Draconibacterium sp. genome:
- a CDS encoding M23 family metallopeptidase: MLWFCKLFVLVGFIGFPGVLFAQQNAGFNWGNTSYLNMNVGDSIEYNSLIIKVLELDNHFNKISIGNDTVWIKVSRRTLPINVNGVRLFVADNKNVQNIHDDNNLHSLLFKDVMVGVSEPNKRMLESDQYVFPISFNDGFLWSAEEDSYVFSFQNNSIGEDEKCCKSYEGIGIDLQEARGIERHWIVAIENSTVVWIEDKKLDESGKDACVLLQSDSDSSIYYLYNHLYNKSIEVKEGQKLIKGELLGTVWGDDKWGHLQLVVLKSDSIPDYTNRYANSINFFPQFYELYFQHTYSANKSFTRGKIDFGQPSYINRNQKNTCAFEEYSGKGWVLGNWNIADKVDHVEKGEDGNARLQKTLFANSGAKSTNPEDYYDYQVNVKNGVYRVRAKVGDLILPSWQKIDFEGVNAATYSLAAGEQKWTTEKVVKVSDSKLSIRIYIDSKNNKVAGLSEIVFQRAY; encoded by the coding sequence TTGCTATGGTTTTGCAAGCTATTTGTACTTGTAGGGTTTATCGGATTTCCGGGCGTGCTGTTTGCACAACAAAATGCCGGATTTAATTGGGGAAATACAAGCTACTTGAATATGAATGTTGGCGATAGCATTGAATACAATTCGCTTATAATTAAAGTGCTGGAACTCGACAATCACTTCAATAAAATAAGTATTGGCAACGATACTGTGTGGATTAAGGTAAGCCGGCGAACATTGCCAATTAATGTAAACGGAGTACGATTGTTTGTGGCAGATAACAAAAATGTACAAAACATTCATGACGATAATAATCTGCATTCTCTGCTCTTTAAAGATGTGATGGTCGGTGTTTCAGAACCAAATAAAAGGATGCTTGAGTCGGATCAATATGTATTTCCAATAAGTTTTAACGATGGATTTTTATGGAGTGCAGAAGAAGATTCGTATGTGTTTTCGTTTCAGAACAACAGCATTGGAGAGGATGAAAAATGTTGTAAATCCTACGAAGGAATTGGCATTGACTTACAGGAGGCACGGGGCATTGAGAGACACTGGATTGTTGCGATTGAAAACAGTACCGTAGTTTGGATTGAAGATAAAAAACTGGACGAATCGGGAAAGGACGCTTGTGTTTTGTTGCAGAGTGATTCCGATTCAAGTATTTACTATTTGTACAATCATTTATACAACAAAAGTATTGAAGTAAAAGAAGGACAGAAGCTGATTAAGGGAGAATTACTTGGCACTGTATGGGGCGATGACAAGTGGGGGCATTTACAATTAGTGGTTTTAAAATCGGATTCGATACCGGACTACACGAACAGATACGCAAATTCAATCAACTTCTTTCCACAATTTTACGAATTGTATTTTCAGCATACCTACAGTGCCAACAAATCGTTTACGCGCGGTAAAATTGATTTCGGACAACCTTCATATATAAACAGAAACCAAAAAAATACCTGTGCATTTGAAGAATATTCGGGAAAAGGTTGGGTGCTTGGAAATTGGAACATTGCCGATAAGGTTGACCACGTTGAAAAAGGGGAAGATGGAAATGCCCGTTTGCAAAAAACATTATTCGCAAATTCGGGAGCAAAAAGCACTAATCCGGAGGATTATTACGATTACCAGGTGAATGTAAAAAATGGAGTTTACCGTGTTCGGGCTAAAGTTGGCGATTTGATTTTGCCATCGTGGCAAAAAATAGATTTTGAAGGTGTGAATGCAGCTACCTATTCACTCGCGGCCGGCGAACAAAAATGGACTACTGAGAAGGTTGTAAAAGTAAGCGACAGCAAACTGAGTATCCGAATTTACATCGATTCTAAAAATAACAAAGTAGCCGGTTTAAGCGAGATCGTATTTCAACGCGCTTATTAA
- a CDS encoding MBL fold metallo-hydrolase, with translation MKITILTENLAGGTYLAEHGLSYLIEIDGECILFDTGHSDVFLQNANKLGVDIQNSVTQVVLSHGHWDHGNGLKHLSNKTLITHPQVFIPRFRKSDHSPVGLAFSEDEIKNQFQLIETTQPYELVKNVFFLGEIPRLNDFESQTTPFELASGDYDFVNDDSALVVVQNNELIVITACSHSGICNICEYAKKVTGQDKIRAVIGGFHLKFQNKQTEQTIEYFKKNKVETILPSHCTDLPALALFYQQFKIQQVKTGMTFEF, from the coding sequence ATGAAGATTACAATTTTAACAGAGAATCTTGCAGGAGGAACTTATCTGGCCGAACACGGTCTTTCCTATTTAATCGAAATTGATGGTGAATGTATATTGTTTGATACCGGCCATTCCGATGTATTTTTACAAAATGCCAATAAATTAGGAGTCGACATTCAAAATTCTGTTACACAAGTTGTTTTAAGTCATGGACACTGGGACCACGGGAATGGATTAAAACATCTTTCAAACAAAACATTGATCACGCATCCCCAGGTTTTTATTCCACGCTTTCGAAAATCCGATCACAGTCCTGTTGGACTTGCATTTAGCGAAGATGAGATTAAAAATCAGTTTCAATTGATTGAAACAACACAACCTTATGAGCTTGTAAAAAACGTATTTTTTTTAGGTGAAATTCCGCGATTGAATGATTTTGAAAGTCAAACAACGCCATTTGAATTGGCCAGCGGTGATTATGATTTTGTAAACGACGACTCCGCCTTGGTTGTTGTACAAAACAATGAACTTATTGTAATTACAGCTTGTTCTCACTCCGGAATTTGCAACATTTGCGAATATGCCAAAAAGGTGACCGGGCAAGACAAAATAAGGGCGGTTATCGGCGGATTTCATTTAAAATTTCAGAACAAACAAACCGAGCAAACCATTGAATATTTCAAAAAAAATAAAGTAGAAACGATACTTCCCTCGCATTGTACCGATTTGCCTGCTTTAGCTCTGTTCTATCAGCAATTTAAAATTCAGCAGGTAAAAACAGGAATGACATTTGAATTTTGA
- a CDS encoding MFS transporter yields MLSKKISTYNFRAFIWHATFLAFAKNFMDVDTVIPAMIVEAGGGAMHIGIMTAIMLGGSSFTQLFFAPYLSNKTYKKKYLLLGINTRVFALLGLGVLLFLLQGERVGFVLWMTFLFITLFSLAGAFANISYTDILGKSVNQDKRKTFFSSLQIISGIIVLASAFLVKRILVWKTFPENYAFMFFAGAGILFLASGGFWAIKEVIPSKLKIKGFNAFIKLLKTELKENKKLPYFLGFINTQGIAISFLPFVILYAKETFHTQSNSTGTFLIFKVVGIVLVSILVLFGAKKLKYKVLLYSNVFLSLALSTMAIFINDASLLKYIFVLGGIVYSLYTMTMSGLLLEISGTENRALYTGFAGAGNILPALFPLIGGSIIKQFGFQSFFILFMIIILSAAFFIAKIDCKR; encoded by the coding sequence GTGTTATCAAAAAAAATATCGACGTATAATTTCAGAGCTTTTATATGGCATGCCACTTTTTTGGCTTTTGCCAAAAACTTTATGGATGTAGACACCGTAATTCCGGCAATGATAGTAGAAGCCGGTGGCGGTGCCATGCATATTGGGATTATGACTGCGATAATGTTGGGTGGGTCGAGCTTTACTCAGCTATTTTTTGCACCCTATTTGAGCAATAAAACCTATAAAAAGAAATACCTTTTACTTGGCATCAACACACGTGTATTTGCGCTTCTGGGCCTTGGAGTTTTGCTATTCTTATTGCAAGGTGAACGGGTTGGATTTGTGCTGTGGATGACCTTCCTCTTTATCACCCTTTTTTCGCTGGCCGGTGCTTTTGCAAATATCAGCTATACCGATATTCTCGGGAAATCGGTTAATCAGGATAAACGAAAAACCTTTTTTTCATCCTTACAAATCATTTCAGGAATAATTGTTTTGGCCTCGGCATTTCTTGTAAAAAGAATTCTGGTTTGGAAAACATTTCCAGAAAATTATGCTTTTATGTTTTTTGCCGGCGCGGGAATTTTATTTCTGGCATCAGGAGGATTTTGGGCAATCAAAGAAGTTATTCCTTCGAAACTAAAAATTAAAGGATTCAATGCATTTATTAAGCTGTTAAAAACAGAACTAAAAGAAAATAAAAAACTCCCCTATTTTCTTGGATTTATTAATACACAAGGGATTGCAATTTCATTTTTACCTTTTGTAATACTTTACGCCAAAGAAACATTTCACACCCAAAGTAATTCAACCGGCACATTTCTAATTTTTAAAGTAGTTGGGATTGTGTTGGTCAGTATCCTTGTTTTGTTTGGTGCAAAAAAACTAAAATACAAGGTATTATTATATTCCAATGTTTTTCTTTCGCTGGCTCTGTCAACTATGGCAATTTTTATAAACGATGCCAGTTTGTTAAAATACATTTTTGTGCTGGGCGGAATTGTTTATTCACTATACACAATGACAATGAGTGGTTTGTTACTGGAAATATCGGGAACTGAAAATCGTGCCTTATATACAGGATTTGCCGGTGCAGGAAACATACTTCCGGCACTCTTTCCATTAATAGGTGGAAGCATTATCAAACAATTCGGATTTCAATCGTTTTTTATTCTGTTTATGATAATCATTCTCTCGGCTGCCTTTTTTATAGCAAAAATCGATTGTAAAAGATAA
- a CDS encoding NifB/NifX family molybdenum-iron cluster-binding protein, whose amino-acid sequence MMKLTFAFALNNDGLFENKHFGEADKFALYREENKSLVFNEYIINPTKEFDEKTSHGSLAKGNAVIGLLKEKNVNVLISRKFGQNINRVNSHFIPVIIHENSPETVVPILDKHKKWFKDELKNRNGEYALFQVKSGILKSRITTNPK is encoded by the coding sequence ATGATGAAACTTACCTTTGCATTTGCACTGAACAACGACGGGCTATTCGAGAACAAACATTTTGGAGAAGCCGACAAATTTGCACTGTACCGCGAAGAAAACAAAAGCCTTGTTTTTAACGAATACATAATAAACCCGACAAAAGAATTCGACGAAAAAACATCGCATGGTTCACTGGCAAAAGGGAATGCTGTTATTGGTTTGCTAAAAGAAAAGAACGTTAATGTATTAATTTCAAGAAAATTTGGTCAGAATATTAACCGGGTAAACAGCCATTTTATTCCGGTAATTATTCATGAAAATTCACCAGAAACAGTGGTACCAATTTTAGACAAACACAAAAAGTGGTTTAAAGACGAACTAAAAAACCGCAATGGCGAATACGCTCTTTTTCAAGTAAAAAGTGGAATTTTAAAATCCAGGATTACAACAAATCCAAAATAA
- a CDS encoding FAD-dependent oxidoreductase, with translation MKQFDVIIIGAGPAGIITGVTAKKAHPNKSMLLFKEEEKGLVPCGIPYIFHTLNNVDKNVMGPKPFIDMGGIVETDSVTDVNIKEKSIQTLSGKEYKYDKLVFATGSKVIIPTFIPGYDLKNVFYIKKSYQYISHLFDEFQTKKNIVVVGGGFIGAEVAEQLAMNPGKNVFLIESEEQCFSKAFSKDLSKVATDELRKTKVKVSTSVKVERINETNGQVSSVLLSTGETIDCDAVIMAIGYRPNTELAKKAGLELNKRGAIKVDSYERTIEPDVCAVGDCSQTLGFLTGRSDYVMLASTATAEARVLGHNLFGVKIRKTFNGTLAVFSTEINHVAMAAAGVNETTAMAANIKILSAEFSDFDTHPDKFEDTKPLTIKLYASACEGSILGGEVWGGKSAGEMINTISLAIQKGVTVFEMISFQIGSHPLLTSAPTKTILIKAAEKIIDQIENMKR, from the coding sequence ATGAAACAGTTTGATGTAATTATCATCGGAGCTGGTCCTGCCGGAATTATCACCGGTGTTACGGCAAAAAAAGCTCACCCCAATAAAAGTATGCTACTTTTCAAAGAAGAAGAAAAAGGTTTGGTTCCCTGCGGTATTCCTTACATTTTCCATACCCTAAACAATGTGGATAAAAATGTGATGGGTCCAAAACCATTTATCGACATGGGCGGAATAGTAGAGACCGACAGTGTTACTGACGTAAACATTAAAGAAAAATCAATACAAACTTTATCGGGAAAAGAATACAAATACGATAAACTTGTATTTGCTACCGGCTCGAAAGTTATAATTCCAACATTTATTCCCGGTTACGATTTAAAAAATGTTTTTTACATTAAAAAAAGTTACCAGTACATCAGTCATCTGTTCGATGAATTTCAAACCAAAAAGAATATTGTAGTAGTTGGAGGTGGTTTTATTGGTGCTGAAGTGGCGGAACAACTGGCCATGAATCCCGGTAAAAATGTATTCTTAATCGAAAGTGAAGAACAATGTTTCTCAAAAGCATTTTCAAAAGACCTGAGTAAAGTTGCCACCGATGAATTACGAAAAACAAAAGTAAAGGTGAGTACATCTGTAAAAGTTGAACGAATAAACGAAACAAACGGCCAGGTGTCATCGGTATTGCTAAGTACTGGCGAAACCATTGATTGCGATGCAGTAATTATGGCTATTGGCTACCGCCCGAATACCGAGTTAGCCAAAAAGGCAGGTTTGGAACTGAATAAAAGAGGTGCCATAAAAGTAGATAGTTACGAGCGTACAATTGAACCCGATGTTTGCGCTGTTGGCGATTGTTCGCAAACTCTAGGATTTCTGACAGGGCGGTCAGACTATGTTATGCTTGCCTCAACAGCAACTGCAGAAGCAAGGGTATTAGGGCATAATTTATTTGGTGTAAAAATCAGAAAAACATTTAATGGAACCCTGGCTGTATTTTCTACCGAAATTAATCACGTAGCCATGGCAGCAGCCGGAGTTAACGAAACTACTGCAATGGCGGCAAACATTAAAATCCTGTCGGCAGAATTTAGCGATTTCGATACGCATCCGGACAAATTTGAAGATACAAAACCTTTGACTATTAAACTGTATGCTTCGGCTTGCGAAGGTTCGATACTTGGAGGTGAAGTATGGGGAGGCAAATCGGCCGGAGAAATGATTAATACAATAAGTCTTGCCATTCAAAAAGGGGTTACCGTATTCGAAATGATTTCGTTCCAAATTGGATCGCACCCTCTGTTAACCAGTGCCCCAACAAAGACAATTCTGATTAAAGCAGCTGAAAAAATAATCGACCAAATTGAAAATATGAAAAGGTAG
- a CDS encoding 4Fe-4S binding protein, translating into MKEITILSGKGGAGKTTVAAALASLAPNAVFCDNDVDAADLHLIFKPKTKETHKFDSGSLAVINQETCTNCGLCEDSCRFDAIHKNQNDYPEVNPFQCEGCRLCERICPANAITITQNLNNSWYISETRFGTLVHAKMGPGEENSGKLVSRIRERAKEIATETKASYIINDGPPGIGCTAISSITGTDAVLLVIEPTVSGLHDAKRVVQLIQSFEIPVFAAINKYDINTEFTKKVEDYLLETGIPLAGKIPFSEIMVESMIAEKTVIEFDRESNVSNTLKTIWNNMISEL; encoded by the coding sequence ATGAAGGAGATAACCATTTTAAGCGGAAAAGGAGGAGCCGGAAAAACAACAGTTGCTGCAGCCCTTGCCTCGTTGGCACCAAATGCCGTTTTTTGCGACAACGATGTTGATGCAGCCGATTTGCACCTGATTTTTAAACCCAAGACCAAAGAAACGCACAAATTTGATAGTGGATCGCTTGCAGTAATAAATCAGGAAACATGCACAAACTGTGGTTTATGTGAAGATTCGTGCCGCTTTGATGCCATTCATAAAAACCAAAATGATTATCCCGAAGTTAATCCGTTTCAATGCGAAGGGTGCAGATTATGCGAACGTATTTGCCCTGCCAATGCAATTACAATTACCCAAAACTTAAACAATAGCTGGTACATTTCAGAAACAAGATTTGGCACACTTGTTCACGCTAAAATGGGGCCGGGAGAAGAAAACTCGGGCAAACTTGTGAGTAGAATAAGGGAGCGCGCAAAAGAAATTGCAACTGAAACAAAAGCCAGCTACATCATCAATGATGGCCCTCCGGGAATTGGTTGTACCGCCATTTCTTCCATTACCGGAACCGATGCAGTTTTGCTGGTTATCGAACCTACCGTTTCGGGATTGCACGATGCCAAACGTGTGGTTCAGTTAATACAATCGTTTGAAATACCCGTGTTTGCTGCCATTAACAAATACGACATCAACACAGAATTTACAAAAAAAGTAGAAGACTATTTATTGGAAACAGGAATTCCGCTTGCAGGTAAAATCCCCTTCTCCGAAATAATGGTGGAATCGATGATTGCCGAAAAAACAGTTATTGAATTTGATCGGGAAAGTAATGTCAGCAACACCTTAAAAACCATATGGAATAACATGATATCTGAATTATAA
- a CDS encoding ATP-binding protein yields the protein MKIAIASGKGGTGKTTVAINLYHSLSKKFKNQVQLIDCDVEEPNDLLFFSAAEKSKQKPVFSLVPKIDTDKCTFCKKCADWCEFNAITVVKNLKFAEVNPDLCHSCGVCSIACNFNSITEYQKPLGEITYFNTGFGLGLVEGRLEIGSAMQTSLIKEVKKEASKQAEFVLFDAPPGTSCPVVETVADADYVILVTEPTPFGLNDLEITVELLNDLKIPFGVLVNKAGLGNNAIYDFLKQKNIELLGNIPFSKKYAENYSKGELLNNIPAEIEAYYSQIVKSLKSKIVVK from the coding sequence ATGAAAATTGCTATTGCAAGTGGAAAGGGCGGAACAGGAAAAACAACAGTTGCAATAAACCTGTACCATTCTCTTTCGAAAAAGTTTAAAAACCAAGTACAGCTTATTGATTGCGATGTTGAAGAACCCAATGATTTATTGTTCTTCTCAGCAGCAGAAAAAAGCAAGCAAAAACCAGTCTTCTCCCTGGTGCCAAAAATCGACACCGATAAATGTACATTTTGTAAAAAGTGTGCAGACTGGTGCGAATTTAATGCAATCACCGTTGTAAAGAACCTAAAATTTGCCGAAGTAAATCCAGATTTATGCCACTCTTGTGGTGTATGTTCCATTGCCTGTAATTTTAATTCAATTACTGAATATCAAAAGCCACTTGGAGAAATAACTTATTTCAATACAGGATTTGGATTGGGATTGGTTGAAGGCAGATTGGAAATAGGCTCGGCAATGCAAACTTCGCTGATAAAAGAAGTAAAAAAAGAAGCTTCAAAACAAGCTGAATTTGTGCTGTTTGACGCACCACCGGGAACCAGTTGCCCGGTAGTTGAAACAGTTGCTGATGCTGATTATGTAATTCTTGTAACCGAGCCTACTCCATTTGGACTAAATGATTTAGAAATAACCGTTGAATTGCTAAATGATTTAAAAATTCCATTTGGTGTGCTGGTAAATAAAGCCGGCTTAGGAAACAATGCGATTTACGATTTCCTGAAGCAGAAAAATATTGAATTACTCGGCAACATTCCATTCTCGAAAAAATACGCCGAAAACTACTCGAAAGGCGAACTACTTAATAATATACCAGCTGAAATTGAAGCCTACTATTCACAAATAGTAAAAAGCTTAAAATCTAAAATTGTTGTAAAATGA
- a CDS encoding NifB/NifX family molybdenum-iron cluster-binding protein: MNKKIAIPVDENGILDGHFGHCKFFALLNVDGDTILSEEKVVPPPHEPGILPKWLAEKGATDVIAGGMGHKAIQIFNYNNVNVFVGAPQLSANELANGFLQHTIEFTANYCDH, encoded by the coding sequence ATGAATAAAAAAATCGCAATTCCTGTTGATGAAAACGGGATTTTAGACGGACACTTTGGACACTGCAAATTTTTTGCCTTGTTAAACGTTGATGGAGATACTATCCTTTCGGAAGAAAAAGTTGTTCCTCCCCCACACGAACCCGGTATTTTGCCCAAATGGTTAGCAGAAAAAGGAGCTACCGATGTAATTGCCGGAGGTATGGGCCATAAAGCCATTCAGATTTTTAATTACAACAATGTAAATGTTTTTGTTGGAGCACCTCAGCTTTCTGCAAACGAACTGGCGAATGGATTTCTGCAGCATACAATTGAATTTACTGCAAACTATTGCGACCATTAA
- a CDS encoding DUF5320 domain-containing protein, translated as MPGLDKTGPMGQGSQTGRKNGRCSTDNDTTLEYPMRGRRNGRGFRHRGNMENEAEEGFRGGRGNGWRGLRRGRNL; from the coding sequence ATGCCAGGATTAGACAAAACCGGACCAATGGGACAAGGATCTCAAACCGGAAGAAAAAACGGAAGATGCAGCACCGATAATGACACGACATTAGAATATCCGATGCGTGGCAGAAGAAACGGACGAGGATTCAGACACAGAGGAAATATGGAGAATGAAGCGGAGGAAGGATTTCGCGGAGGAAGAGGAAATGGCTGGAGAGGTTTACGACGTGGTCGAAATTTATAA
- a CDS encoding NifB/NifX family molybdenum-iron cluster-binding protein has protein sequence MKTIITSLGDSIDAGFDLKFGRAGWFCIYDRESKTTNFIQNSFKDSNGGAGTKSSEMVAELGANQVISGHFGPKAKDLLERLNIQMVTMDENELLVVDIINKLENAKN, from the coding sequence ATGAAAACAATTATTACTTCACTTGGAGATTCAATTGACGCCGGATTTGACTTAAAATTTGGACGCGCCGGATGGTTTTGCATCTACGACAGAGAAAGTAAGACGACAAATTTTATACAAAATAGTTTTAAAGATTCCAACGGAGGTGCCGGAACTAAATCTTCAGAAATGGTTGCCGAGCTGGGTGCAAATCAGGTTATATCAGGGCATTTTGGACCAAAAGCCAAAGATTTATTAGAACGTCTGAATATTCAGATGGTTACAATGGATGAAAACGAACTACTTGTTGTTGATATTATAAATAAACTGGAAAACGCTAAAAATTAA
- a CDS encoding DUF308 domain-containing protein, producing MARSIFLILVGLILLIFPKGTLTTLVFIMGVYWLIDGIVTSVNSVLRRNIYKNWWWGLVTGGLGIIAGIVVLSKPFSSTVLTTSFLMWFLGIVAVLNGISGIVTGVRLQKTNRNERSMIWGGVFSVILGIVLMSSPFASALVIIKIIGSFALFAGLILMAVAFRIKKKSEDDLRD from the coding sequence ATGGCAAGAAGTATTTTTTTGATACTTGTTGGATTAATTCTCCTCATTTTCCCGAAAGGAACCTTAACAACCCTGGTATTTATTATGGGTGTTTATTGGCTAATTGACGGAATTGTAACTTCAGTCAATTCCGTACTACGACGAAATATTTATAAAAATTGGTGGTGGGGATTGGTTACCGGTGGTTTAGGTATTATTGCCGGAATTGTGGTTTTATCAAAACCTTTTTCAAGTACCGTGTTAACCACTTCCTTTTTAATGTGGTTTCTTGGGATAGTAGCGGTTCTAAATGGTATTTCGGGTATTGTTACCGGTGTTCGGCTTCAGAAAACAAACAGAAATGAACGATCGATGATTTGGGGCGGTGTTTTCTCCGTCATTCTTGGTATTGTACTTATGTCGTCGCCATTTGCTTCAGCCTTGGTAATTATAAAAATAATTGGATCATTTGCATTATTTGCAGGTTTAATATTAATGGCTGTTGCTTTTCGGATTAAGAAAAAAAGTGAAGATGACCTGAGAGACTAA
- a CDS encoding pyrimidine/purine nucleoside phosphorylase, which yields MLKVNEYFEGKVKSIAVDNSKGKATSGVIDAGEFEFGTSTIEYMTVTYGEMLVLLPGSAEWKLFAQNETFKVDKDSSFKVKVNEPVSYLCRYE from the coding sequence ATGTTAAAAGTTAATGAATATTTTGAGGGAAAAGTAAAATCGATTGCAGTTGATAATTCAAAAGGCAAAGCAACTTCAGGAGTAATTGATGCGGGCGAATTTGAATTTGGAACCAGTACAATTGAATACATGACAGTAACTTATGGCGAAATGTTGGTTTTGTTACCCGGTTCAGCAGAATGGAAACTTTTTGCTCAAAACGAAACTTTTAAAGTAGATAAAGATTCATCGTTTAAAGTTAAAGTAAATGAGCCTGTTAGCTACTTGTGCAGGTACGAATAA